In Pedobacter heparinus DSM 2366, the following are encoded in one genomic region:
- a CDS encoding RagB/SusD family nutrient uptake outer membrane protein translates to MKKGNTYITIAFLVIFTLSGCNKFLELDPESSWKEETFYASKEEANLALSGIYSQLSKEDLYGYKFNVTLEAGTDETYTNDPSPNWNAAKYAYTSSSDEIKNAWLKFYTCIQLVNQFEKNLKKELFATEQYNNLLAKARFMRAFSYYNLASWFGPVPLRLTPSTSQEDNNVPPSPALDVYKQAEQDYLFAAEHLEHANSPSYIPGEPNKMAAHGLLARLYLKMGGYQPYLSPSDANCYFENPQQYFEKAKAQCEIIINDGWHRIVPYATDSKSYRTHFLTYLQDKYDLKESLFEISFGNLYSMGIAVSGRLGNINGVEFVGTSTIPRGFANINVALPVYDAYSMGDARREWSIAGYRNKYSTSTQLYTMNYMFNNPLHFEYGIGKFRRWEPANLEELKTKVSVTNANYTILNNTTGSDTDPNYTSINFPILRYSDVLLMHAEAIIGGRFGTNAANSAAVNSLNVVRERAGLEPYTGSLNHTDFFNELVDERLRELCFEGLRKQDLIRWNLLEDKLKATNQKIKNNPLFLANDQYHQTYLEPGNNFNRTKHLLLPYPLQETLINTKLKQRLGW, encoded by the coding sequence ATGAAAAAGGGCAATACATATATCACCATAGCTTTTCTAGTAATTTTTACTTTAAGTGGCTGTAATAAATTCCTGGAGCTGGACCCAGAGTCGTCCTGGAAAGAGGAAACCTTTTACGCTTCTAAAGAGGAGGCCAATTTAGCCCTGTCGGGAATTTATAGCCAGCTGTCTAAAGAAGATTTATATGGATATAAATTCAATGTCACCTTAGAAGCGGGGACAGATGAAACCTATACAAACGACCCTTCCCCGAACTGGAATGCGGCAAAATACGCTTATACATCTTCAAGTGATGAAATCAAAAATGCCTGGTTAAAGTTCTATACCTGCATTCAGCTGGTCAACCAGTTTGAAAAAAATTTAAAAAAGGAATTGTTTGCTACCGAGCAATACAATAATCTTCTGGCGAAAGCCCGCTTTATGAGGGCTTTCAGTTATTATAACCTGGCCAGCTGGTTTGGGCCGGTACCACTAAGGTTAACGCCAAGTACATCCCAGGAAGATAACAATGTTCCTCCTTCTCCTGCTCTGGATGTTTATAAACAGGCAGAGCAGGATTATTTATTCGCCGCCGAACATTTGGAACATGCCAATAGCCCCAGCTATATACCAGGTGAACCAAACAAGATGGCTGCACATGGCTTGCTAGCCCGTCTTTATTTAAAAATGGGGGGTTACCAGCCTTATTTATCTCCCAGCGACGCGAACTGTTATTTTGAAAATCCTCAGCAATATTTTGAAAAGGCCAAGGCACAATGTGAAATCATAATCAATGATGGCTGGCACCGGATTGTTCCCTATGCTACCGACAGCAAAAGCTACCGAACACACTTCTTAACTTATTTACAGGACAAATATGATTTAAAGGAAAGCTTGTTTGAAATTTCTTTCGGCAATTTATACAGCATGGGAATAGCCGTTAGCGGCAGGCTGGGCAATATCAATGGTGTTGAGTTCGTGGGAACGTCAACTATTCCAAGAGGCTTTGCCAATATCAATGTTGCGCTACCGGTATACGATGCCTATTCAATGGGCGATGCCAGAAGAGAGTGGAGCATAGCGGGATACCGGAACAAATATTCCACTTCAACACAGCTTTACACTATGAATTACATGTTCAATAATCCCTTACATTTCGAATATGGTATTGGAAAATTCAGAAGATGGGAACCTGCAAACCTTGAGGAGTTAAAAACTAAAGTTAGTGTGACCAATGCTAACTATACGATTCTAAACAATACTACAGGCTCAGATACAGACCCTAACTATACCAGTATAAATTTCCCGATATTGAGGTATTCTGATGTATTGCTCATGCATGCAGAGGCCATTATTGGCGGAAGGTTTGGAACTAATGCCGCAAATTCGGCGGCGGTAAACAGTCTTAATGTGGTGAGAGAAAGAGCCGGATTAGAACCTTATACCGGCAGTTTAAACCATACTGACTTTTTTAATGAGCTTGTAGATGAAAGATTGAGGGAATTATGCTTTGAAGGACTTCGTAAGCAAGACCTGATCCGCTGGAATTTATTGGAAGATAAACTGAAAGCAACCAATCAAAAAATAAAGAACAACCCGCTTTTTCTGGCCAACGATCAATATCACCAAACTTATTTAGAACCGGGAAATAATTTTAACAGGACAAAACACTTACTTTTACCTTATCCACTGCAAGAAACATTAATCAATACCAAGCTAAAACAAAGGTTAGGTTGGTAA
- a CDS encoding heparinase II/III domain-containing protein: MKVKDILKILFVSLALIYCVQVKAQNAGIIPSYNYSQITEHPRLLLVKGEENALKASIQRNPEFKIVDTYIRQVADQLLSEKPLVFKKDGKRLLAVSRKALTRLYYLSYSYRISKDIKYLNRAETELNAICDFESWNPSHFLDVGEMCMAVSLAYDWLYSDLKESTKKNVRKAILEKAFAPSYVKEDAWFLERNNNWNSVCNAGLVYGALAILEDEKEQSVAIIERALKSNVLPLQAYAPDGNYPEGPGYWNYGTSFQVMLFAALESAFGSDKGLSKAPGFMASAHYMAFSSGPSGNYFNYYDCGREITSCSSMFWFANKLNDPSLIFPEIALINNGVYTRADQSDIERILPNVLIFGRDLTLSKVKLPSKQIFTGHGITPVAIVRTNWESGAGKFLGIKGGSAADGHAHMDQGTFVYDVGRLRWAMDFGMQSYITMESKGVDLWNMAQNSQRWDIFRYNNLNHNTLSINNQRHNVSGRAEIIEAFENKNELGAKLDLKSVLNFNDELKTATRKASIIDDSYLKIEDFVETNAKPVDLRWNMVTPALAQIVDKNTIKLSQQGKTMFLKFNADVPFKLVIRPSENPSQYKCEFGDYKYGDYNQQNKGTVMLGFDSKIPANKAARFTVTLVEGKPDMLLKKNTIILDAPDPNTASYGSNVFYDVSPIGVSSTGELYPIETPDWNIYGHVDVKNLFDKVFKFRIDAKRITAAGIVNTGIDRSLNGQLGVRGGESTGIDKNEGYLLSLDLRDLATSVTIELTKIGFTYLDASESCTLVNRQNPGKMMVFTGNDSKKIEEVKITSVHKRQFVDVSSLGISFKGGSDNPEFLSFFNTGDKGNFRVSGFEFIVK; this comes from the coding sequence ATGAAAGTTAAAGACATTTTAAAAATACTTTTTGTAAGCTTAGCCCTTATTTATTGTGTTCAGGTAAAGGCGCAAAATGCAGGTATTATACCTTCTTATAATTATTCCCAAATAACGGAACATCCCAGGCTTTTACTGGTCAAAGGAGAAGAAAATGCTTTAAAAGCATCGATCCAAAGAAATCCGGAGTTTAAAATCGTAGATACCTATATCAGGCAGGTGGCAGATCAACTGCTTTCTGAAAAGCCTTTGGTGTTTAAAAAAGATGGTAAAAGACTGCTGGCAGTTTCCAGAAAAGCACTTACAAGGTTATATTATCTGTCTTACAGTTACCGGATATCAAAAGATATCAAATACCTGAACAGGGCGGAAACAGAGCTCAATGCCATTTGTGATTTTGAAAGTTGGAATCCTTCACATTTTTTAGACGTAGGGGAAATGTGTATGGCTGTTTCTTTAGCGTATGACTGGTTATACAGTGATTTAAAGGAAAGTACGAAAAAAAATGTGCGCAAAGCGATTCTGGAAAAAGCCTTTGCCCCTTCCTACGTAAAAGAAGATGCCTGGTTTTTGGAAAGAAACAACAACTGGAACTCTGTTTGTAATGCTGGCCTGGTGTACGGGGCCCTGGCCATTTTAGAAGATGAAAAAGAGCAGTCGGTAGCCATTATTGAACGGGCTTTAAAATCCAATGTTTTACCATTACAGGCTTATGCACCAGATGGAAATTATCCCGAAGGACCAGGTTACTGGAACTATGGTACCTCGTTCCAGGTGATGTTGTTTGCTGCATTGGAAAGCGCATTCGGCTCTGATAAAGGTTTGTCCAAAGCTCCTGGTTTTATGGCTTCCGCCCATTACATGGCCTTCTCTTCTGGGCCATCAGGAAATTACTTCAACTATTATGATTGTGGAAGAGAGATTACTTCATGTTCTTCTATGTTTTGGTTTGCAAACAAATTAAACGATCCATCATTGATATTTCCAGAAATAGCTTTAATCAACAATGGCGTGTATACCCGTGCAGATCAGTCTGATATTGAACGGATTTTACCCAATGTACTTATTTTTGGGAGAGACCTGACTTTATCAAAAGTAAAGTTACCATCAAAACAAATATTTACAGGACATGGAATTACACCCGTTGCTATTGTACGTACAAATTGGGAAAGCGGAGCGGGTAAATTTTTAGGAATTAAAGGGGGCAGCGCTGCTGACGGACATGCGCACATGGATCAGGGAACGTTTGTATACGATGTTGGCAGATTAAGATGGGCCATGGATTTCGGGATGCAGAGCTACATCACGATGGAATCTAAAGGTGTAGACCTATGGAACATGGCCCAGAATTCTCAAAGATGGGATATCTTCAGGTACAATAATTTGAATCATAATACCCTAAGTATCAACAACCAACGTCATAATGTTAGTGGCAGGGCTGAAATTATTGAAGCTTTTGAAAATAAGAATGAGCTGGGTGCCAAGCTAGACCTAAAGTCCGTCTTGAATTTTAACGATGAATTGAAAACTGCCACCAGGAAAGCCAGCATCATAGACGATTCGTATTTGAAAATAGAAGATTTTGTGGAAACAAATGCCAAACCTGTAGACTTAAGATGGAACATGGTTACCCCTGCCCTGGCTCAGATTGTCGATAAAAATACCATTAAACTTTCCCAGCAGGGAAAAACCATGTTTTTGAAGTTCAACGCCGATGTTCCGTTTAAACTAGTCATCCGACCTTCGGAAAACCCCAGCCAATACAAATGTGAGTTTGGAGATTACAAGTATGGCGATTACAACCAGCAAAATAAGGGGACAGTGATGCTTGGCTTTGATTCAAAAATCCCGGCGAATAAAGCTGCCAGGTTTACGGTGACACTTGTAGAAGGGAAACCAGATATGTTATTGAAAAAGAACACCATCATTCTTGATGCTCCAGACCCTAATACTGCATCTTATGGAAGTAATGTTTTTTATGATGTTTCTCCTATCGGCGTTAGCAGCACAGGTGAGTTATATCCAATTGAAACTCCAGACTGGAATATTTATGGCCATGTAGACGTAAAAAACCTGTTTGATAAGGTTTTTAAATTTCGGATTGATGCTAAAAGAATTACTGCAGCAGGGATTGTTAATACCGGAATTGATAGATCTTTGAATGGGCAGTTGGGTGTTAGAGGGGGGGAAAGTACTGGAATTGATAAAAATGAAGGATACCTGCTGAGTCTTGATTTAAGGGATTTAGCGACTTCGGTAACGATTGAGCTTACAAAAATTGGTTTTACTTACCTGGATGCTTCAGAATCTTGTACGCTTGTTAATCGTCAAAATCCGGGAAAGATGATGGTGTTTACTGGAAATGATAGTAAAAAAATAGAAGAGGTTAAAATAACATCCGTCCATAAAAGACAATTTGTAGATGTTTCCAGTTTGGGCATTTCCTTCAAAGGTGGTTCAGATAATCCAGAGTTTTTGTCGTTTTTTAATACCGGCGATAAAGGAAATTTTAGAGTATCTGGTTTTGAGTTTATAGTAAAGTAA
- a CDS encoding LuxR C-terminal-related transcriptional regulator: MKAEIQTLHNVWAAHRSINVTDGHQISFNELTNSIVSTGPISFFIIDFYDMSISHVSDSVYEIYDLNPGSITINDILCLLHPDDIKFVIKAEEFLTTFFVNKVGRDKLMSYKINYNYRVRLKNGNYVLFNHQALMLTLDETGGYGKSLIINTRIDHLGHTPNYKISLIGLHGEPSFMNLSIDENTEVPISFSKREIDIIKNISKGLNSGEIANKLFIAESTVKQHRKNILTKAECKNTAQLVKTCILHGLI; the protein is encoded by the coding sequence ATGAAGGCTGAAATACAAACGCTCCACAATGTCTGGGCTGCTCATAGATCAATAAACGTAACGGACGGCCACCAAATCTCTTTTAATGAATTAACTAATTCCATTGTAAGTACGGGCCCGATTTCTTTTTTCATCATCGATTTCTATGATATGTCTATTTCCCATGTCAGTGACTCAGTTTATGAAATTTATGACCTGAATCCTGGGAGCATCACAATTAACGACATATTGTGTTTGCTCCATCCGGACGACATTAAATTTGTTATAAAAGCAGAAGAATTTTTAACTACGTTCTTTGTAAACAAGGTTGGCAGAGATAAGCTAATGAGCTATAAGATTAATTACAATTATAGAGTCAGGTTAAAAAACGGAAATTATGTTTTATTTAACCATCAGGCACTGATGCTTACTTTAGATGAAACTGGGGGGTATGGGAAGTCGCTAATTATCAATACCCGGATCGACCATCTTGGTCATACACCCAACTATAAGATTTCACTTATCGGTTTACATGGCGAACCCTCGTTTATGAATTTGAGTATTGACGAAAATACGGAAGTGCCGATTTCATTCTCAAAAAGGGAGATCGATATCATTAAAAATATTTCTAAAGGTCTGAACAGTGGAGAAATAGCCAATAAATTATTTATCGCTGAATCAACGGTGAAACAGCATCGGAAAAATATTTTAACCAAGGCAGAATGCAAAAACACTGCGCAATTGGTTAAAACCTGTATTCTGCATGGCTTAATTTAA
- a CDS encoding exonuclease domain-containing protein: MLYAVVDIETTGGFASGNGITEISILVHDGREVVEAYETLINPGQEIPAYIETLTGISNEMVVTAPLFGGVAAEIYAMLHDKIFVAHNVNFDFSFIKHHLSLSGYDLRCKKLCTVRLSRKLFPGYSSYSLGKLCNALNIAIHDRHRAGGDARATAELLTLLLKTDLEGIIVQTLSRASKEQVLPPHLSRTQIDKLPQVPGVYYFRDQKGIVVYVGKAKNILKRVCSHFTGNNSGKQRQEFLKNIHSIDFEICGTELMAFILEAAEIKRLWPENNRALKRYEQKYGLYVFEDQKGYMRLGIDTYKKRVPVLYSFNSLVEGHNLLRRLIKEHKLCEKLCFIQKNRDACTGHNEGKCSGACLGIESAASYNVRVKYAIEYLSSILPTFAVIDKGRTEEEQSCLLVEQGKFYGMGYISYHTDIAGPEMLKSVLQPYPSDDYILNLISSHTTQFPQKKIAI, encoded by the coding sequence ATGTTGTATGCAGTAGTAGATATTGAAACCACTGGTGGTTTTGCTTCCGGGAATGGCATTACGGAAATTTCTATCCTGGTACATGATGGGCGGGAGGTTGTAGAAGCTTATGAAACACTGATTAATCCCGGTCAGGAAATCCCGGCTTATATAGAGACACTTACTGGTATCAGTAATGAAATGGTGGTAACTGCTCCTTTATTTGGAGGTGTAGCTGCCGAAATTTATGCAATGTTGCACGATAAAATATTTGTTGCACATAATGTGAATTTCGATTTTTCATTTATAAAACACCATTTAAGCTTATCCGGTTATGACCTTCGCTGTAAAAAACTATGCACGGTTAGGCTGAGCAGGAAGTTGTTTCCTGGCTATAGTTCTTATAGTTTGGGTAAACTGTGTAATGCGTTAAATATAGCCATTCATGACCGGCATAGAGCCGGTGGGGACGCCAGGGCGACAGCCGAACTTTTAACACTATTGTTAAAGACTGATCTGGAGGGGATTATAGTCCAGACTTTAAGCCGCGCTTCAAAAGAGCAGGTTTTGCCACCTCATCTTTCCAGGACCCAGATAGATAAGCTTCCTCAGGTACCCGGTGTTTACTATTTTAGAGACCAAAAGGGAATTGTTGTTTACGTTGGGAAGGCTAAAAATATTCTGAAAAGGGTTTGTTCCCATTTTACCGGTAATAATTCGGGAAAACAGCGTCAGGAATTTCTTAAAAATATCCATAGCATTGATTTTGAGATTTGCGGGACGGAGCTTATGGCTTTTATCCTTGAAGCGGCCGAGATCAAGCGGTTATGGCCCGAAAATAATCGTGCTTTGAAGCGTTATGAACAGAAATATGGATTGTATGTTTTTGAAGACCAAAAGGGTTATATGAGACTTGGGATTGATACCTACAAAAAACGTGTGCCTGTACTATATAGCTTTAATTCCTTGGTCGAGGGGCATAATTTATTGAGGAGGTTGATCAAGGAACACAAGCTCTGTGAAAAACTGTGCTTCATTCAAAAAAACAGAGATGCATGTACCGGCCATAACGAAGGAAAATGTAGTGGAGCCTGTCTTGGCATAGAGTCTGCCGCCTCCTATAACGTAAGGGTAAAATATGCCATTGAATATTTAAGTTCAATCCTTCCTACCTTTGCTGTGATAGATAAGGGGAGGACTGAAGAAGAGCAAAGTTGTCTTTTGGTAGAGCAGGGTAAATTTTACGGGATGGGCTATATTTCTTACCATACTGATATTGCGGGCCCGGAAATGCTGAAGTCTGTGTTACAGCCTTATCCCTCTGATGATTACATTTTAAATCTGATCAGTAGCCATACGACCCAGTTTCCACAAAAGAAAATAGCAATTTAA
- a CDS encoding response regulator, which yields MSKKILAVDDDREIVEVIKIILEDEGYEVSTLTNGKNVLNVITSLRPDLILLDVMLGGMDGREICRTIKSHAIFKYIPIVMISASHNLQNLLKMPGSPNDFLSKPFDIDNLVKKVKAQLAV from the coding sequence ATGTCTAAAAAAATATTAGCGGTAGATGATGATCGTGAGATAGTTGAAGTAATCAAGATCATACTTGAGGATGAAGGATACGAAGTTTCTACGTTAACAAATGGAAAAAATGTATTAAATGTAATTACTTCTTTAAGACCTGATCTCATTCTTTTAGATGTTATGCTGGGAGGAATGGATGGCAGAGAAATTTGCAGGACCATAAAATCTCACGCAATTTTTAAGTACATTCCTATCGTTATGATATCTGCAAGCCATAATTTACAAAATCTGTTAAAGATGCCAGGCTCACCAAACGATTTTCTTTCGAAACCTTTTGACATCGATAACCTGGTAAAAAAAGTTAAAGCACAACTGGCAGTTTAA
- a CDS encoding OsmC family protein, with protein sequence MTGNQITAITELDRSHYKTKVYSGGHFIYSDEPEDLGGTDEGMAPAALLLASLGSCTAITIRMYADRKNLKLDHIKIELAICKEEEMNKETTISRKIIFTGDLTEDERKRLLVIADKCPIHKILSNPIKIETS encoded by the coding sequence ATGACAGGTAATCAAATTACAGCAATTACGGAATTAGACAGATCCCATTACAAAACTAAGGTTTACTCGGGCGGACACTTCATCTATTCAGATGAACCTGAGGATCTAGGGGGAACAGATGAAGGAATGGCCCCGGCAGCTTTATTACTGGCAAGTTTAGGGAGCTGCACTGCAATTACGATCAGGATGTATGCGGATAGGAAGAACTTAAAGCTTGATCATATCAAAATTGAGCTTGCTATATGTAAAGAAGAAGAAATGAATAAGGAAACTACGATAAGTAGAAAAATAATCTTTACAGGCGATTTAACCGAAGATGAACGGAAAAGACTATTGGTAATAGCAGATAAGTGTCCGATACATAAGATTTTGAGTAATCCGATTAAGATTGAAACTTCCTGA
- a CDS encoding ferritin-like domain-containing protein, giving the protein MENNSVNAEILNDLIQISNDRVEGYQKAIEELHVEDADLKSLFVEMVRQSHRHKAALVKEVQVLGKEPESGTTTSGKIYRTWMDIKAIFTGHDRETVLNNCEFGEDAAQKAYKMALEEDGLSANLRSLISDQKTELKTSHDQIKSLRDKVS; this is encoded by the coding sequence ATGGAAAACAATTCAGTAAACGCAGAAATTTTAAACGACCTTATTCAAATCAGTAACGACAGGGTTGAAGGCTATCAGAAAGCAATAGAAGAGTTGCACGTAGAGGACGCAGATCTTAAATCCCTATTTGTTGAAATGGTAAGGCAAAGTCACAGGCACAAAGCAGCATTGGTAAAAGAGGTTCAGGTATTGGGAAAAGAACCTGAAAGTGGAACTACTACTTCAGGAAAAATTTACCGCACCTGGATGGACATTAAGGCAATTTTCACCGGACATGACCGGGAAACGGTATTAAACAATTGTGAATTCGGCGAAGATGCCGCCCAAAAAGCCTATAAAATGGCACTTGAAGAAGATGGGCTATCTGCCAATCTCAGGTCATTAATTTCAGATCAGAAAACGGAACTGAAAACATCACATGATCAGATAAAATCGCTTAGAGACAAGGTCTCTTAA
- a CDS encoding KTSC domain-containing protein, whose product MPSSVIHHFSYDPDAKALKITFVSGIRYKYKNVPEEVFNMLKAAGSKGRYFNYFIKGKFKYNKMKHS is encoded by the coding sequence ATGCCCTCAAGTGTAATCCATCATTTTAGTTATGATCCGGATGCAAAAGCTTTAAAAATAACTTTTGTATCGGGCATAAGATATAAATACAAAAATGTGCCAGAGGAAGTTTTCAATATGCTTAAGGCTGCTGGTTCAAAGGGAAGATATTTTAATTATTTTATCAAGGGAAAGTTTAAGTACAATAAAATGAAACATTCCTGA
- the dinB gene encoding DNA polymerase IV, translating into MRKIIHIDMDSFYASVEQRDHPELMGKAIAVGGSPEGRGGVVATASYEARKFGVHSAMPSKQALKLCPHLIFVYPRFAVYKAVSKQIRAIFQRYTDLIEPLSLDEAYLDVTNDKLGIGSAIDIARQIKQAIQDELKLTASAGISINKFVSKIASGMNKPDGLTFVGPSGIERFIAQLPVEKFHGVGKVTAGKMKLRGLHKGADLKKLTETELINLFGKSGRFFYNIVRGIDNRPVEPNQETKSISAEDTFSYDLTRFEEMNPEIEKIANVVFKRMKQYGLAGRTVTLKVKFSDFKQITRSKSSADGISELDVILDIARSLLAGIDFTSRSVRLLGLSLSNFGHSGGRTAEVYQARLFP; encoded by the coding sequence ATGCGCAAAATCATTCATATTGATATGGATTCATTCTATGCTTCAGTTGAACAGAGGGATCATCCTGAACTTATGGGGAAGGCCATTGCCGTGGGTGGTTCTCCTGAAGGTAGGGGTGGGGTTGTGGCAACTGCAAGTTATGAGGCGAGAAAATTTGGTGTACACTCTGCAATGCCTTCCAAACAGGCATTGAAATTGTGCCCTCATCTAATTTTTGTATATCCCCGTTTTGCAGTTTACAAGGCGGTATCTAAACAGATCAGGGCAATCTTTCAGCGTTATACAGATTTGATAGAACCTTTGTCGTTAGACGAAGCTTATCTGGATGTAACGAATGATAAACTTGGCATAGGTTCAGCAATTGATATTGCAAGGCAAATTAAGCAGGCCATACAAGATGAGCTTAAATTAACTGCTTCAGCAGGGATTTCAATAAACAAGTTTGTATCCAAAATAGCATCAGGTATGAATAAGCCGGATGGATTAACTTTTGTAGGGCCATCAGGAATTGAAAGGTTTATAGCGCAATTGCCGGTTGAAAAATTTCATGGTGTTGGCAAGGTTACAGCAGGAAAAATGAAGTTACGTGGTTTACATAAAGGTGCAGACCTGAAAAAATTAACTGAAACTGAACTGATCAATTTATTTGGAAAGAGTGGCAGGTTTTTTTATAATATAGTTAGAGGTATAGATAACAGACCTGTGGAGCCGAATCAGGAAACAAAATCTATCAGTGCCGAAGATACCTTTTCCTATGATCTGACAAGATTTGAAGAGATGAACCCTGAAATAGAAAAGATTGCAAACGTTGTATTTAAGCGGATGAAACAATATGGCCTGGCAGGAAGAACGGTAACCCTGAAGGTTAAGTTTAGTGATTTTAAACAAATAACGAGAAGTAAATCATCTGCTGATGGGATAAGTGAGCTTGATGTCATCCTGGATATTGCCAGATCTTTACTGGCAGGTATCGATTTTACCTCAAGAAGTGTAAGGCTACTGGGACTTTCTCTTTCTAATTTCGGACATTCAGGGGGACGGACAGCTGAAGTCTACCAAGCCAGACTGTTTCCCTGA